One genomic segment of Spiroplasma endosymbiont of Poecilobothrus nobilitatus includes these proteins:
- a CDS encoding IS1/IS1595 family N-terminal zinc-binding domain-containing protein: MEKIIEELINSLTDDQFLEFHEKVKKEAKLIKKQKRLNEIDQKFRDKGIKCPNCQSFYCVKNGHNPEGKQKYLCKKCRASFDAFRDNFTYWSHLNYELDRLQLLGP; encoded by the coding sequence ATGGAAAAAATAATTGAAGAATTAATAAATAGTTTAACAGATGATCAATTTTTAGAATTTCATGAAAAAGTCAAAAAAGAAGCAAAATTAATTAAAAAACAAAAACGCTTAAATGAAATTGACCAAAAATTTAGGGATAAAGGTATTAAATGTCCTAATTGTCAATCTTTTTATTGTGTTAAAAATGGTCATAATCCTGAAGGAAAACAAAAATATTTATGCAAAAAATGTCGTGCTAGTTTTGATGCTTTTCGTGATAATTTTACGTATTGAAGTCATTTAAATTATGAACTGGATAGGCTACAATTATTAGGACCATAA
- the trmFO gene encoding methylenetetrahydrofolate--tRNA-(uracil(54)-C(5))-methyltransferase (FADH(2)-oxidizing) TrmFO, protein MTTNFALELKKLVGKKALYYYDGSAPIVTKAGIDFSKAYYGARHSEQKDYIICTLTEDEFNQLVTELVKAKRAPIADFEKYFRGCQPIEIMAQTSRKILLNGPMSSNNLTDKNGKQPFAVVQLRQYNVIDSLYNIVGWQTNLTWPEQKRIITQFIPSLAEVDIVRYGVLHKNNYINSPKVLNQFLQYKQNNNIFFAGQIIGVEGYLESVAAVLLCALNVYQYVMDLPLIKFPSETVLGALVNYVTNPKQRYLKPTKANLGIMPTLTTKFKNKTEKNLALYSRVIKK, encoded by the coding sequence GTGACAACAAATTTTGCTCTTGAACTTAAAAAGTTAGTTGGTAAGAAAGCATTGTATTATTATGATGGCTCAGCCCCAATTGTAACAAAAGCTGGAATTGATTTTTCAAAAGCATATTATGGCGCACGACATTCAGAACAAAAAGATTATATTATTTGTACATTAACAGAAGATGAGTTTAATCAATTAGTTACAGAATTAGTAAAGGCAAAACGAGCTCCTATTGCGGATTTTGAAAAATATTTTAGAGGTTGTCAACCAATTGAGATTATGGCACAAACATCACGAAAAATTCTTTTGAATGGACCAATGAGTAGTAATAATCTAACAGACAAAAATGGTAAGCAGCCATTTGCAGTGGTTCAATTACGACAATATAATGTCATTGATAGTTTATATAATATCGTAGGTTGACAGACAAATTTAACATGGCCAGAACAAAAACGAATTATTACACAATTTATTCCAAGTTTAGCAGAAGTAGATATTGTTCGATATGGAGTCTTACATAAAAATAATTATATTAATTCACCAAAAGTTTTAAATCAATTTTTACAATATAAACAAAATAATAATATTTTTTTTGCTGGTCAAATTATTGGTGTAGAAGGTTATTTAGAATCGGTGGCAGCAGTTTTATTATGTGCTTTAAATGTATATCAATATGTAATGGATTTACCATTAATTAAATTTCCTTCAGAAACTGTGTTGGGAGCATTAGTCAACTATGTTACAAATCCAAAACAACGATATTTAAAACCAACGAAAGCAAATCTTGGCATTATGCCAACTTTAACAACTAAGTTTAAAAATAAAACAGAGAAAAATTTAGCACTTTATTCTCGGGTAATAAAAAAATAA
- the rlmB gene encoding 23S rRNA (guanosine(2251)-2'-O)-methyltransferase RlmB: MQEYIYIYGINPVVESLLNPAVKINKLYLLPQGKKNDYYLKLAKSRQIKVVFCSTDKMTTLVQTSKHQSLVLEIWKPENYSLTAITTKALQNNHPFLLVLDQISDPHNFGAILRTCDLFNVDGVIILDKRQVDINATVAKTSAGAFNYVPVCRVNNLTNAIEYLKKQGFWIYATSLTTTAHNVSELKYDTPICLIAGNEGTGISTKLLKHSDFNIYIPTTGHLDSLNVSVASAILIYQIKMLQQ; the protein is encoded by the coding sequence ATGCAAGAATATATATACATTTACGGAATTAATCCTGTTGTGGAGTCATTACTAAATCCAGCAGTGAAAATTAATAAACTCTATTTATTACCACAAGGGAAAAAAAATGATTATTATTTGAAACTAGCTAAAAGTCGTCAAATTAAGGTTGTATTTTGTTCAACAGATAAAATGACAACTCTTGTACAAACTAGTAAGCATCAAAGTTTGGTATTGGAAATTTGAAAGCCAGAAAATTATTCATTAACTGCAATAACAACAAAAGCATTACAAAATAATCACCCATTTTTATTAGTCCTTGATCAAATTTCTGACCCACATAATTTTGGGGCAATTTTGCGTACTTGTGATTTGTTTAATGTTGATGGGGTTATTATTCTAGATAAACGCCAGGTTGATATTAATGCTACTGTTGCCAAAACATCTGCAGGTGCTTTTAATTATGTTCCAGTTTGTCGAGTAAATAATTTAACTAATGCAATTGAATATTTAAAAAAACAAGGGTTTTGAATTTATGCAACAAGTTTAACTACAACAGCCCACAATGTAAGTGAATTAAAATATGATACGCCAATTTGTCTAATCGCAGGTAATGAAGGAACAGGGATTAGCACAAAGTTATTAAAGCATTCTGATTTTAATATTTATATTCCAACAACAGGTCATCTTGATTCTTTAAATGTATCGGTTGCTAGTGCTATTTTAATTTATCAAATTAAAATGTTGCAACAATAA
- a CDS encoding IS1/IS1595 family N-terminal zinc-binding domain-containing protein encodes MEKIIEELINSLTDDQFLEFHEKVKKEAELIKKQKRLNEIAQKFRDKGIKCPNCQSFYCVKNGHNPEGKQKYLCKKCRASFDAFRDHFTYWSHLNYEQWNLLIQISLLGQSSKMISHFIKTSPKTAWYNRQKIMKSKQLENIQLKFKTLNGQIKIDETFIKEIHKGNFKDKFDKRKIHLDSFSTNTKCYVQMAVDSNNNIYVKSTNTKRLQKQWIIENINKQLIKENSIIISDMQPLYLLVAKQTNYILLATKTSTNPDASYRKLNKISKLQSNLKESLIHYHGLGFTNIQNYLNLWKWKYQHKGLTPNQQSSVLYFNV; translated from the coding sequence ATGGAAAAAATAATTGAAGAATTAATAAATAGTTTAACAGATGATCAATTTTTAGAATTTCATGAAAAAGTCAAAAAAGAAGCAGAATTAATTAAAAAACAAAAACGCTTAAATGAAATTGCCCAAAAATTTAGGGATAAAGGTATTAAATGTCCTAATTGTCAATCTTTTTATTGTGTTAAAAATGGTCATAATCCTGAAGGAAAACAAAAATATTTATGCAAAAAATGTCGTGCTAGTTTTGATGCTTTTCGTGATCATTTTACGTATTGAAGTCATTTAAATTATGAACAGTGAAATTTATTGATTCAAATTTCATTATTAGGCCAATCTAGTAAAATGATTTCCCACTTTATTAAAACATCACCGAAAACTGCTTGATATAATCGCCAAAAAATAATGAAATCAAAACAATTAGAAAACATCCAATTAAAATTTAAAACGTTAAATGGCCAAATTAAAATCGATGAAACATTTATTAAAGAAATCCACAAAGGTAATTTTAAAGATAAATTTGATAAAAGAAAAATTCATCTTGATTCATTTTCAACCAACACTAAATGTTATGTTCAAATGGCTGTTGATAGCAATAATAATATTTATGTTAAATCAACCAACACAAAACGATTACAAAAACAGTGAATTATTGAAAATATTAATAAACAATTAATCAAAGAAAATTCAATTATTATTTCTGACATGCAACCATTATATTTATTAGTAGCAAAACAAACAAATTATATTTTATTAGCAACTAAAACTAGTACAAATCCTGATGCTAGTTATCGGAAGTTAAATAAAATTAGTAAATTACAATCAAATCTTAAAGAATCCTTAATTCATTATCATGGCTTAGGTTTCACGAACATTCAAAATTATTTAAATCTCTGAAAATGAAAATACCAGCATAAAGGTTTAACGCCAAACCAACAATCATCGGTATTATATTTTAACGTATAA
- the rpmG gene encoding 50S ribosomal protein L33 has translation MREKIILVCSECLNRNYTTFKNKMTQKERLEINKFCKTCNKHTKHKETR, from the coding sequence ATGCGCGAAAAGATTATATTAGTATGTTCAGAATGTTTAAATCGAAACTATACAACATTTAAAAACAAAATGACACAAAAAGAACGATTAGAAATAAATAAGTTTTGTAAAACATGTAATAAACATACTAAACATAAAGAAACAAGGTAG
- a CDS encoding preprotein translocase subunit SecE — MKKNKKSKKNVKTVLTKKEKKALKIQKKNEKAALIFQKKASKTAPIQVGAKKVSTTPEVVENGEQIKKGLFKRKNSNKSKKTNWKLAFREFPVKMAKEVTRIRWTSKGSLGHKFLITILFITAFAVFYLVLDLVLHHLLTVARII, encoded by the coding sequence ATGAAAAAAAATAAAAAATCAAAAAAGAACGTTAAAACTGTTTTAACAAAAAAAGAAAAAAAAGCGTTAAAAATTCAAAAGAAAAATGAGAAAGCAGCGCTAATTTTTCAAAAAAAAGCAAGTAAAACAGCGCCAATTCAAGTTGGGGCAAAAAAAGTAAGCACAACACCAGAGGTTGTTGAAAATGGTGAGCAAATTAAAAAAGGTCTTTTTAAGCGTAAAAATTCAAATAAAAGTAAAAAAACAAATTGAAAATTAGCTTTTCGTGAATTTCCTGTCAAAATGGCAAAAGAAGTCACAAGAATTCGATGAACAAGTAAGGGTAGTTTAGGGCACAAGTTTTTAATCACAATTTTATTTATTACTGCTTTTGCGGTGTTTTATTTAGTATTAGATTTAGTTTTACATCATTTACTAACTGTTGCTCGCATTATATAA
- the nusG gene encoding transcription termination/antitermination protein NusG, translating into MLGKNTITDEIIDNDKSEDIETLEDVTKYPGKWYVINCYSGHEDRVRDDLIQRVESLNMKDVVFDIRVVKETVSAKKGGKLIEKEKNVYPGYIFINMIMNDEAWYIVRNTTGVTGFIGSSGRGTKPFPLTDKEARTMLSKSLAVKKTATQQGKKVKKVFVANFEVNDYVRILSGTFTDMEGQVTKIDTSKGIAIVNLEMFGRLTPTEVEFDQCEKIG; encoded by the coding sequence ATGTTAGGAAAAAACACAATAACAGATGAAATCATTGATAATGATAAAAGTGAAGACATAGAAACTTTAGAAGATGTTACAAAGTACCCTGGAAAATGATATGTAATTAATTGTTATTCTGGACATGAAGACCGTGTTCGCGATGACTTAATTCAACGGGTAGAATCATTAAATATGAAAGACGTTGTTTTTGATATTAGAGTTGTAAAAGAGACAGTTTCAGCCAAAAAAGGTGGAAAACTAATAGAAAAAGAAAAAAATGTTTATCCAGGTTATATTTTTATTAATATGATTATGAATGATGAAGCTTGATATATTGTTCGGAATACAACAGGGGTTACTGGATTTATTGGCTCATCAGGGCGAGGAACAAAACCTTTTCCTTTAACAGATAAAGAAGCAAGGACAATGCTTTCAAAATCATTGGCAGTTAAAAAAACAGCAACACAGCAAGGAAAAAAAGTTAAAAAAGTATTTGTGGCAAACTTTGAAGTTAATGATTATGTTCGAATTTTATCAGGAACTTTTACTGATATGGAAGGACAAGTAACAAAAATTGACACTTCAAAAGGGATTGCGATAGTAAATTTAGAAATGTTTGGTCGTTTGACACCTACTGAAGTTGAATTTGACCAATGTGAAAAAATTGGTTAG